One Vanessa atalanta chromosome 20, ilVanAtal1.2, whole genome shotgun sequence genomic window carries:
- the LOC125072020 gene encoding PAX-interacting protein 1 isoform X3, with the protein MVTIVDDLDSLTLQEPVFKDVKYYLSGDVSERIMQLLQSGGAENTKYFSDYVTHLICGNNAADTDLDDAQDIYQIPAVTENWVLACARLKKLANPKPYFPSKNKIFSNVTACVSKVTPADAKLLFAIITYHGGKVKLNLDSQCTHLICGFALGKKYSAALTLSSKVKIVTPDWVLESVRARIQAVTEVFHPKLLVVPQPPSKPMDRISAITGFDFEEGIAKNEVPTQNMAENKDESTQALLDKLKQRMPWNHPPSTANSSGTITSNVNSMGYTTAMSTSNIINKSIPQGIVTQNVQIQGSQANTQFIQKMAQNSVVSQPGMNVQSQQVNLQQQSYNQAQQTSQQPHGLSAIQIQQQKLLQQHQLRMQMLQHKIGNQQNQQGFTQSNVSASQITQNISNQLQQHIQNQNQQHHLQQTQNINQNSNNSMSSAQQQIENISQMLSQSANNLQQAQLSQQNMVMKPGLTLSQQSAVQNIAQQLAQSTQNLQQSLQNAKLNQNLGQGQVLNQQQLINSGQQMSAQNQGIIQQQTVQSLTNQQQNMNMGVVNQQGMVTSSQAQTGQGGQLNQLVNNTNQQIQSVQQNIQNQQGNTVQGPWRQQNIQMIQGQHQIIRSPLVQSRNPQNQVILQQQIMQTQQQALINNQQSQLSPQHTIQQSPQQILQQSIGNQGQAMSQTHHQILVQKQQLLNGSGQQQIVQGPQQVLINQHTGQQQILVHGNQQVTLQGGQQLVSQSQIVHQGGQIVNQGGQQIITQGGQQVLSQGGQHVITQQGQQHQVVIAQSSQQIVTQSGQQIIGQAVGQAQQVLTQVPQSPQPGGGIQQIITHSGNQQIVSPGGQQIVQGGQNVAWQQQQYLQQRQQIGQPGAVGPRVLQVSWTAGGGGRQLIHLDAQTHAQLQQMDPQQRAMFVAQLQKRRQLHIQRTAALAQQQQTGVVTGSPGAPSPAPQSVTFIRSQLPPGLSQQQQVQWLQQQGARTATIPAAQPAQPPPSPAGAGAGAVESSLQQLQRQQQYQRLQQLQAQRDHAAHHHAAAKQVAPVTQHVVTPLQEQQVDALLTPTTPEQQGGAGALLVNPKTKTALANMLSIRLQGAAPPPEHEPSAAGTLRLMTAAHAAGGAVRAPARLLLGPAHHPHQGPAPSAAGSKVYAGAVRAAPPRAQFYGHNPNLKLPPDLFLLGCVFHIVEYQQSAGADRVARWAEALARRGGEVEGGYCARVTHVLCETQRHGVVMQALRDAKRCVTAYWVADTLERRCVAPPWHALHLPALHARAERPAAHHRAALAGWRRDERRRLACCLRQVGAKLTPYMSRDNTVLICKRAEGNKIFNVKI; encoded by the exons ATGGTAACGATTGTTGACGATTTAGATTCATTAACTTTGCAAGAGCCAGTTTTCAAGGATGTCAAGTACTACCTCTCTGGCGATGTCTCGGAAAGG ATTATGCAGTTGCTTCAGTCAGGAGGAGCGGaaaacactaaatatttttctgattATGTCACTCATTTAATTTGTGGTAACAATGCCGCTGATACGGACCTCGATGACGCCCAGGATATCTATCAGATACCCGCAGTGACTGAAAATTGGGTTCTTGCGTGTGCACGATTGAAGAAACTTGCCAATCCGAAGCCTTACTTTCCTAGCAAGAACAAGATATTCTCAAACGTCACGGCATGTGTGTCTAAAGTGACTCCCGCTGATGCGAAATTGTTATTCGCTATTATCACATATCATGGTGGAAAAGTGAAATTGAATCTCGATTCTCAGTGCACTCATTTAATTTGTGGTTTTGCCTTGGGCAAGAAGTACAGTGCTGCACTCACACTTTCGTCCAAAGTTAAGATTGTTACTCCTGATTGGGTATTAGAAAGTGTACGGGCAAGGATACAAGCAGTGACTGAGGTGTTTCATCCTAAACTACTGGTAGTACCACAGCCACCATCGAAGCCAATGGATCGAATCAGTGCCATTACAGGATTCGATTTTGAGGAAGGGATTGCAAAGAATGAGGTACCGACTCAAAACATGGCAGAGAATAAAGATGAAAGTACACAAGCGTTACTAGATAAACTTAAGCAAAGGATGCCTTGGAATCACCCGCCATCGACTGCAAACTCATCTGGGACTATAACATCAAATGTAAACTCAATGGGCTACACAACGGCCATGTCCAcatcaaacattattaacaAATCTATACCTCAGGGAATTGTCACGCAGAATGTACAAATACAAGGAAGTCAAGCAAATACTCAGTTCATTCAGAAAATGGCACAAAACTCTGTAGTGTCTCAGCCAGGAATGAATGTCCAAAGTCAGCAGGTCAATTTACAGCAACAGAGTTATAATCAAGCTCAACAGACTTCGCAACAGCCTCATGGACTTTCAGCTATACAGATTCAACAACAAAAGTTGTTGCAACAACACCAATTACGGATGCAAATGTTGCAACATAAAATTGGTAATCAACAGAACCAACAAGGATTCACTCAATCTAATGTTTCAGCATCTCAAATTACTCAAAATATATCCAATCAGTTACAACaacatattcaaaatcaaaatcaacaaCATCATTTACAACAAACTCAGAACATAAACCAAAATTCTAATAACTCAATGAGCTCTGCACAGCAACAGATTGAGAATATCAGTCAAATGTTGAGCCAAAGTGCTAATAATTTACAGCAAGCACAACTCAGCCAACAGAATATGGTCATGAAACCAGGTTTAACATTAAGCCAGCAGAGTGCTGTGCAAAATATTGCCCAGCAGCTAGCACAGTCTACTCAAAATCTGCAACAGAGTCTGCAAAACGCGAAACTGAACCAAAATTTAGGTCAAGGACAGGTGTTAAATCAACAGCAGCTTATAAACTCTGGACAGCAAATGTCTGCACAGAATCAGGGTATAATTCAGCAGCAAACGGTGCAGTCGCTAACAAATCAACAACAGAACATGAATATGGGTGTTGTTAATCAACAAGGGATGGTCACATCATCTCAAGCTCAAACGGGGCAGGGTGGTCAACTCAATCAACTTGTCAATAACACAAACCAACAAATTCAAAGTGTCcagcaaaatatacaaaaccagCAAGGGAACACAGTGCAAGGACCTTGGAGGCAACAGAACATTCAGATGATCCAAGGACAGCACCAAATAATCCGAAGTCCTCTAGTTCAATCCCGTAACCCTCAAAACCAAGTTATTTTGCAACAACAAATTATGCAAACACAACAACAAGCATTAATCAATAATCAACAGTCTCAACTCAGCCCTCAGCATACGATTCAACAATCTCCACAACAAATTCTTCAACAGTCAATCGGTAATCAAGGGCAGGCTATGAGCCAGACTCATCATCAGATTTTGGTGCAAAAGCAACAATTACTGAATGGATCTGGACAGCAACAGATAGTCCAAGGCCCACAGCAGGTCTTAATTAATCAGCACACAGGACAACAACAGATTTTGGTCCACGGGAACCAGCAAGTTACTCTACAAGGTGGTCAACAATTAGTCTCACAAAGTCAAATCGTCCACCAAGGAGGCCAGATAGTGAATCAAGGGGGTCAACAAATAATTACCCAGGGTGGACAGCAAGTTTTATCCCAAGGTGGTCAGCATGTGATCACTCAGCAAGGTCAGCAGCATCAAGTGGTTATTGCGCAGTCCTCTCAACAAATAGTTACACAGTCCGGCCAGCAGATAATCGGACAGGCCGTAGGCCAGGCGCAGCAAGTGCTAACACAAGTGCCTCAGTCCCCGCAACCGGGTGGTGGCATTCAGCAGATAATCACCCACAGCGGCAATCAACAGATCGTATCACCAGGGGGCCAGCAAATAGTACAAGGCGGACAGAACGTCGCCTGGCAACAGCAGCAGTATTTGCAACAGAGACAACAGATCGGCCAACCCGGAGCCGTCGGACCGCGG GTTTTACAGGTGTCGTGgacggcgggcggcggcggccgGCAGCTCATCCACCTGGACGCGCAGACGCACGCGCAGCTGCAGCAGATGGACCCGCAGCAGCGCGCCATGTTCGTCGCGCAGCTGCAGAAGCGCCGGCAGCTGCACATACAGCGGACGGCGGCCTTGGCTCAGCAGCAG caaaCGGGTGTAGTGACTGGTTCCCCGGGTGCTCCCTCGCCTGCACCACAGAGCGTTACTTTCATAAGAAGCCAATTACCACCCGGACTATCTCAACAGCAACAG GTGCAATGGCTGCAGCAGCAAGGCGCCAGGACGGCCACCATACCGGCAGCGCAACCAGCTCAGCCGCCACCGTCACCTG CGGGCGCGGGGGCGGGCGCGGTGGAGTCGTCCCTGCAGCAGCTGCAGCGCCAGCAGCAGTACCAGCGCTTGCAGCAGCTGCAGGCGCAGCGGGACCACGCCGCGCACCACCACGCCGCCGCCAAGCAG GTCGCTCCTGTCACACAACATGTAGTAACCCCCTTGCAAGAACAGCAAGTGGACGCGCTGTTGACACCGACCACGCCTGAACAGCAAG gcggcgcgggcgcgctgCTCGTGAACCCGAAGACCAAGACGGCGCTCGCCAACATGCTGTCCATCCGCCTGCAgggcgccgcgccgccgcccgagCACGAGCCCTCCGCCGCCGGCACGCTGCG GCTAATGACGGCCGCACATGCGGCAGGTGGGGCGGTGAGGGCCCCCGCACGCCTACTTTTGGGCCCCGCACACCATCCACACCAGGGGCCTGCGCCG AGCGCGGCGGGCAGCAAGGTGTACGCGGGCGCCGTGCGCGCCGCGCCCCCCCGCGCGCAGTTCTACGGACACAACCCCAACCTCAAGCTGCCGCCGGACCTCTTCCTGCTGGGCTGCGTCTTCCACATC GTGGAGTACCAGCAGTCTGCGGGCGCGGACCGCGTGGCGCGCTGGGCCGAGGCGCTGGCGCGGCGGGGGGGCGAGGTCGAGGGGGGGTACTGCGCGCGCGTCACGCACGTGCTGTGCGAGACGCAGCGGCACGGCGTCGTCATGCAG GCGCTGCGGGACGCCAAGCGCTGCGTGACGGCGTACTGGGTGGCCGACACGCTGGAGCGGCGCTGCGTGGCGCCGCCGTGGCACGCGCTGCATCTGCCGGCGCTGCACGCGCGCGCCGAGCGCCCCGCCGCGCACCACCGCGCCGCGCTGGCGGGCTGGCGCCGCGACGAGCGCCGCCGCCTCGCCTGCTGCCTGCGCCAGGTGGGCGCCAAG CTCACGCCGTACATGAGCCGGGACAACACGGTGTTGATATGCAAGCGCGCCGAGGGCAACA